A single region of the Paludibacter jiangxiensis genome encodes:
- a CDS encoding geranylgeranylglyceryl/heptaprenylglyceryl phosphate synthase, which yields MKQAIYQLVSDAVQQNQKLFVVLIDPDKCSDEKQISHFASLLNTTKPDLIFIGGSLTSESTARLIKHLKSQCLIPTVLFPGNAIQFTPEADALLFLSLISGRNPDFLIGQHVVIAPAVKQSGIETISTGYILVESDQTTAVEYISNTRPIPRHKPQLAAATAIAGELLGNKLIYLEAGSGAKPPVPAEMISVVKKSISVPLIVGGGLRTNEDILNALNAGADIIVVGNILESTPEKMVEFAKTIKSFRNQQK from the coding sequence ATGAAGCAGGCAATTTACCAATTAGTGTCGGACGCTGTACAGCAAAATCAAAAACTATTTGTCGTCTTGATCGATCCGGATAAATGCTCGGACGAAAAACAGATTTCCCACTTTGCATCTCTACTCAACACCACAAAACCCGATCTGATTTTTATCGGCGGCAGCCTGACCAGCGAATCTACTGCACGGCTAATCAAGCACCTGAAAAGCCAATGTCTGATACCAACGGTTCTTTTCCCCGGAAATGCAATCCAGTTTACACCCGAAGCCGATGCTTTATTGTTTTTGTCTCTGATATCCGGACGTAACCCTGATTTTCTGATCGGGCAACACGTTGTTATTGCACCTGCTGTAAAACAATCGGGCATAGAGACAATATCAACCGGATATATTTTGGTGGAAAGCGACCAGACAACAGCCGTGGAATATATCAGCAACACACGTCCCATACCACGGCATAAACCGCAATTAGCAGCAGCAACGGCCATTGCCGGCGAATTACTGGGCAACAAACTGATTTACCTCGAAGCCGGCAGCGGAGCAAAACCTCCCGTTCCTGCCGAAATGATCTCTGTCGTCAAAAAATCGATCTCCGTTCCACTAATTGTAGGAGGTGGATTACGCACTAACGAAGATATTTTGAACGCTTTAAATGCGGGAGCCGACATTATTGTGGTGGGAAATATACTGGAAAGCACCCCCGAAAAGATGGTTGAATTTGCCAAAACAATAAAAAGCTTCCGCAATCAACAAAAATAA
- a CDS encoding M64 family metallopeptidase: MLKYTLTLLSILVYSNLFASPSFSDFFTDKACRVDFHFCGNAHQTTAYLDNIRQEPFWGGRHNHLDTDLNLGDFRFRVLDSLSQKVIYINGFDALFREWQSTPEAQKTNKSFEQAIQFPYPKKAVVLLIEKRLDFNRWEELLRLNLSPDDKLIEKRAPRQVPVKTIGQADRPEKDIDIAVIAEGYTGTEQDKFFKDAQRLYENLCTHEPFASNKNKIVLHAIAAPSENSGVSVPQDSVWKNTAVGSNFYTFYEPRYLTTLNVKKVYNFAALVPYDAVYILVNTDRYGGGGIYNFYTLVTADNKYTTQVSVHEFGHSFGGLADEYFYDKQDVLTDMYDLKNEPWEPNITSLVDFDKKWKNDLPKGTPVPTPPTDQYKGKVGVFEGGGYLTKGMYRPSFDCRMRTNSYPEFCPVCRKAIERMIRFLTE; the protein is encoded by the coding sequence ATGCTCAAGTATACCCTGACCTTACTGTCAATTTTAGTTTATTCCAATCTTTTCGCGTCACCCTCTTTTTCCGATTTTTTTACAGATAAAGCTTGTCGCGTCGACTTTCATTTTTGTGGAAACGCTCATCAAACCACTGCATATCTCGACAACATCCGTCAGGAACCATTTTGGGGTGGTCGTCACAATCACCTTGACACGGATTTGAATCTTGGCGATTTCAGGTTCCGAGTTCTTGACAGCCTCTCTCAAAAAGTGATTTATATCAACGGTTTCGATGCACTGTTTCGTGAATGGCAATCGACTCCTGAAGCTCAGAAGACTAACAAAAGCTTTGAACAGGCTATTCAGTTTCCCTATCCGAAAAAAGCCGTTGTCTTGCTCATCGAAAAGAGACTTGACTTCAACCGTTGGGAAGAGTTGTTGAGACTCAACCTTTCTCCCGACGACAAACTGATTGAAAAAAGAGCTCCGCGGCAGGTACCGGTGAAAACAATCGGACAAGCGGATCGTCCCGAAAAAGACATAGACATTGCCGTGATTGCCGAAGGATATACCGGCACCGAACAGGATAAATTCTTCAAAGACGCGCAACGCCTTTACGAAAATCTGTGTACTCACGAGCCTTTTGCCTCCAATAAGAATAAAATTGTACTTCACGCTATTGCTGCGCCATCCGAAAATTCCGGAGTTTCCGTTCCACAGGATTCCGTCTGGAAGAATACGGCTGTCGGGTCAAATTTTTATACGTTTTACGAACCACGCTACCTGACCACCCTTAATGTAAAGAAAGTGTATAATTTTGCCGCGCTTGTTCCCTACGATGCTGTCTACATTCTGGTAAATACCGACCGTTATGGAGGCGGAGGAATTTATAATTTTTACACGCTGGTTACTGCCGACAACAAGTACACTACGCAGGTGTCCGTGCATGAATTCGGACACTCTTTCGGCGGCCTTGCCGATGAATATTTTTACGACAAACAGGATGTACTCACTGATATGTACGACCTGAAGAACGAACCATGGGAACCAAATATCACCTCCTTGGTCGATTTCGACAAAAAATGGAAGAACGACCTTCCCAAAGGCACGCCGGTACCGACTCCTCCTACAGATCAATACAAAGGGAAAGTGGGCGTTTTTGAGGGCGGTGGCTATCTCACCAAGGGCATGTATCGTCCTTCGTTCGATTGTAGAATGAGAACCAATTCGTATCCGGAATTCTGCCCGGTTTGCCGCAAAGCTATCGAAAGGATGATTCGTTTTCTGACCGAATAG
- a CDS encoding DUF3078 domain-containing protein has protein sequence MKKLVFSVLFGCVTVLLNAQQPLELKGNVQQETLHVNIDSIALSTLGKAVPVPDSLVNKTNIEYRLLPDRSYYESNPLFSDLIFTGMRLSFNPPLAPVVAQMNKTYQSYDKNVSGYFSPDFYVMHYMDSLREQQKEKIIAADPLKIKDHLWNLPDPNEFVITNIASPGHKDMYIKRKLDQFRPKKMKVNGLEKDPWSTKGNLALQLSQNYTSSNWYQGGKSNLATLGVLEASANYDNQKNIQWDNAVSIKMGLQSESADTIRHYSVTENQIRLSSKFGVKAFENWYYSASTEFTTYSLTSYSALNSKTKVNGFLSPFRLDIGLGMDYKYKKDLSVLVTPLSFKYICFADTMNYNKKNFGVLPGKSVLHEFGSMMKVEYAKKLSSTVDLTTRFSFYTNYNKVEVDWETTTNFILTRYLSFRLSLHPRYDTAMIAAGDKHAKIQMKELMSFGFAYKFNNIKAKNKPLH, from the coding sequence ATGAAGAAGTTAGTTTTTAGCGTTTTGTTTGGATGTGTGACTGTTCTGTTAAATGCACAGCAACCACTTGAACTGAAAGGCAATGTACAACAAGAAACATTGCATGTCAACATTGATTCTATTGCACTCTCCACATTAGGAAAGGCCGTGCCGGTTCCGGATAGTTTGGTGAATAAAACCAATATTGAGTACAGGCTCTTGCCTGATCGATCGTATTATGAGAGCAATCCGCTTTTCAGTGATTTGATTTTTACGGGAATGCGTCTTTCTTTTAATCCGCCGCTTGCTCCGGTTGTTGCTCAAATGAATAAGACGTATCAGTCGTACGATAAGAACGTATCCGGATATTTTTCCCCTGATTTTTACGTGATGCATTATATGGATAGTCTTCGAGAACAGCAGAAAGAAAAAATAATAGCTGCTGACCCATTGAAGATTAAAGATCATCTGTGGAATCTTCCTGATCCGAATGAGTTTGTTATTACGAATATTGCATCTCCGGGGCATAAAGACATGTATATCAAAAGGAAGCTGGATCAGTTCAGACCAAAAAAGATGAAGGTGAATGGGCTGGAAAAAGATCCATGGTCGACGAAAGGCAATCTGGCTTTGCAGTTATCTCAAAATTACACTTCTTCCAACTGGTATCAGGGAGGGAAAAGCAATCTGGCAACCTTAGGCGTCTTAGAAGCCAGTGCTAACTATGACAATCAGAAGAACATCCAGTGGGATAATGCAGTTTCAATAAAAATGGGGCTTCAGAGCGAAAGCGCCGATACCATACGTCATTACTCAGTTACGGAAAACCAAATCCGTCTGTCAAGTAAGTTTGGAGTAAAGGCATTTGAGAACTGGTATTACAGTGCATCTACCGAATTTACAACATATTCGTTGACCTCATATTCAGCGCTGAATTCAAAAACTAAAGTGAATGGCTTTCTGTCTCCTTTCCGACTTGATATTGGCTTGGGTATGGATTATAAATATAAAAAGGACTTGTCGGTTCTTGTAACTCCACTGTCATTCAAGTATATCTGCTTTGCTGACACGATGAATTATAACAAAAAAAACTTCGGGGTGCTTCCCGGTAAAAGTGTTTTGCATGAGTTTGGTAGCATGATGAAAGTGGAATATGCAAAAAAGCTTTCGAGCACTGTGGATTTGACTACACGTTTTTCATTTTATACGAATTATAACAAAGTGGAAGTCGACTGGGAAACTACTACCAATTTTATTCTTACCCGTTACCTGTCGTTCCGTCTGTCATTGCATCCGAGGTATGATACTGCTATGATAGCAGCAGGAGATAAACATGCCAAGATTCAGATGAAAGAATTGATGAGTTTTGGTTTTGCCTACAAATTCAACAATATAAAAGCGAAGAATAAGCCACTCCATTGA
- a CDS encoding HDIG domain-containing metalloprotein yields MSPLSILSKYYDTDSRLYAILLQHSQSVTHKAVEISLKHPELNADTEFIAEAAMLHDIGIFLTNAPQIECYGKHQYIEHGYLGADILRAEGLPRHALVCERHTGTGLSVEYIRENNLPLPLRDLRPVSIEEQIICYADKFFSKSKHNIELPLETVRESLRRYGEAVLARFDQWSGLFFAFILLNL; encoded by the coding sequence ATGAGCCCATTGTCCATTCTCTCCAAATATTATGACACCGACAGTCGTCTATACGCCATTTTACTACAGCACAGCCAATCCGTAACGCACAAAGCTGTAGAAATTTCCCTCAAGCATCCGGAATTAAATGCCGACACAGAATTTATTGCAGAAGCGGCAATGTTGCACGACATCGGCATTTTCCTTACCAATGCACCACAAATTGAATGCTACGGTAAGCATCAATACATTGAACACGGATATTTAGGCGCCGATATTCTGCGAGCCGAGGGCCTTCCCCGACATGCGCTGGTATGCGAGCGACATACTGGTACCGGACTGAGCGTGGAATACATCAGGGAAAACAATTTACCGCTGCCGCTCAGGGATTTAAGGCCAGTCAGCATTGAAGAACAAATCATTTGTTATGCTGACAAATTCTTTTCCAAATCAAAACACAACATTGAATTGCCCTTAGAAACCGTACGGGAATCATTGCGCAGGTACGGCGAAGCAGTCTTAGCCCGCTTTGATCAATGGAGTGGCTTATTCTTCGCTTTTATATTGTTGAATTTGTAG
- a CDS encoding mechanosensitive ion channel family protein, which yields MGHGAMNLMEEAIWIGGAIIITFFAVKTSSWLLRRAFKRAAVKMKMDPTNYSFLKNTINFFVVVIGALFLFNKIPEFKAIGKTMLAGAAILTAAIGFAAQQSVANIISGIFIILFKPFRVGDTVILPDTNRGTVEDITLRHTIIRDPENRSIIVPNTTINSSTIINSTFADQPVCAFVEVGIGYSADIDKAINLIREEAMQHPLLVDNRTKEQKEEDAPIVNVRVLELGDSAIKLRAWAWASNTGNAFVMKCDLLKSVKERFDKEGIDIPFPTQNILIKNR from the coding sequence ATGGGACACGGCGCAATGAATCTGATGGAAGAGGCTATTTGGATTGGCGGAGCCATCATTATTACTTTTTTTGCTGTCAAAACATCTTCATGGTTGCTAAGAAGGGCATTTAAGCGTGCAGCCGTAAAGATGAAAATGGATCCGACCAACTATTCTTTTCTCAAAAACACAATCAATTTTTTCGTAGTTGTTATTGGTGCTCTGTTTTTATTCAATAAAATTCCGGAGTTCAAGGCAATTGGGAAAACCATGTTGGCGGGAGCGGCTATTTTGACAGCTGCTATTGGGTTTGCTGCTCAACAATCAGTAGCTAACATCATTAGCGGTATTTTTATTATTCTTTTCAAGCCGTTCAGAGTGGGCGATACGGTTATTCTGCCGGATACAAACAGGGGTACTGTTGAGGATATTACGTTGCGACATACGATTATACGCGATCCCGAGAACAGGAGCATCATTGTTCCTAATACTACCATCAATTCATCTACTATCATCAATTCTACTTTTGCCGACCAACCGGTATGTGCTTTTGTGGAAGTGGGGATTGGCTATTCAGCCGACATTGACAAAGCGATTAACCTGATTCGTGAAGAGGCGATGCAACATCCTTTGTTGGTTGATAACCGGACAAAGGAACAAAAAGAGGAGGATGCACCGATCGTGAATGTGAGGGTCCTCGAACTTGGCGATTCTGCCATTAAACTGAGAGCCTGGGCTTGGGCGTCAAACACGGGGAATGCGTTTGTCATGAAGTGTGATTTGCTGAAGTCTGTAAAGGAACGATTTGATAAAGAAGGAATTGATATTCCTTTCCCAACGCAAAATATTTTAATAAAAAATCGATAG
- a CDS encoding chloride channel protein — protein sequence MTSKSRYLELIAWREQHIKERQFVLFLSFLVGLFTGLAAFVLKMSIHGIQTLLTHRFALDSANYWYLILPVVGIFIAGWFVRNIVRDDIGHGVTKILYAISQRKAIIKLHNVWSSVVGSAITIGFGGSVGAEAPAVLTGSAIGSNLGKFFKMNQKTLMLLVGCGAAGAISGIFKAPIAGVLFTLEVLMVDMTMASVVPLMISSITAASLTYFLMGDQIMFHFTVSAPFSIDRIPYLIILGIVCGFVSLYFTRGMNALENVFRKLNTPYRKLAFGGVMLSLLIFMFPPLYGEGYEAISSLLAGNSETLFEKSLFYNLRFNAWAIILYLAAVIFFKIFASTATNGGGGVGGVFAPSLFVGCVTGYLVAFVLNHFLGFKLPVENFAFAGMAGVMSAVMHSPLTAIFLIAELTGGYSLFMTLMITSVIAFLTIMVFEPHSIYAMRLAKKGELITHNKDKAVLTLLKMENVIETDMDIVRPDNTLGDLVKVISNSNRNIYPVVDYSGKLLGVMPLSEVRNIMFRPELYNRFKVSQLMISPPALLSSKDSMETVMNVFESTQAWNLPVVDNGKYMGFVSKAKIFNAYRRVLVHFSDE from the coding sequence ATGACATCAAAAAGCAGATATCTCGAATTGATTGCCTGGAGGGAGCAGCATATCAAAGAGCGCCAATTTGTGTTGTTTCTTAGCTTTTTGGTCGGGTTATTTACCGGATTGGCTGCTTTTGTCCTGAAAATGTCAATTCATGGAATTCAAACGTTGCTCACCCATCGTTTTGCTTTGGATTCTGCAAACTATTGGTATTTAATTCTGCCGGTTGTCGGTATTTTTATAGCAGGGTGGTTTGTACGGAATATCGTACGTGATGATATTGGCCACGGGGTAACGAAAATTCTGTATGCCATATCTCAACGTAAAGCGATTATAAAGTTGCACAATGTCTGGAGCTCTGTTGTCGGTAGTGCTATTACTATTGGTTTTGGGGGATCTGTTGGAGCTGAAGCTCCTGCCGTTTTGACTGGTTCTGCCATCGGATCCAATCTTGGAAAATTTTTCAAGATGAACCAAAAAACGCTGATGTTGCTCGTAGGGTGTGGTGCGGCCGGAGCTATCAGTGGTATTTTTAAGGCTCCGATTGCCGGCGTGTTGTTTACGTTGGAAGTGCTGATGGTGGATATGACCATGGCGTCTGTTGTGCCATTGATGATTTCGTCTATAACGGCAGCCTCTCTCACCTATTTCCTGATGGGCGACCAGATTATGTTTCATTTTACGGTATCTGCTCCATTCTCGATCGACAGGATTCCTTATCTTATTATTCTTGGCATTGTTTGTGGATTTGTCTCTCTGTATTTCACGAGAGGAATGAATGCCCTCGAAAATGTCTTCAGGAAGCTGAATACTCCTTACCGCAAACTGGCATTCGGGGGTGTTATGCTTAGTTTGCTGATATTCATGTTCCCTCCGTTGTATGGGGAAGGCTATGAGGCTATCAGTTCTCTTTTAGCCGGAAATTCGGAGACGTTATTCGAAAAGAGCCTGTTTTATAACCTGAGGTTTAACGCCTGGGCAATTATTCTTTATCTGGCGGCTGTTATCTTCTTTAAGATTTTTGCCAGTACGGCAACCAACGGAGGTGGCGGTGTAGGAGGGGTATTTGCTCCCAGTTTGTTTGTGGGGTGTGTTACCGGTTACCTCGTCGCATTTGTGCTGAACCATTTTCTCGGATTTAAGCTTCCGGTCGAAAATTTTGCTTTTGCCGGGATGGCAGGTGTGATGTCGGCTGTAATGCATTCACCGTTAACGGCTATCTTCCTCATTGCCGAACTGACGGGCGGTTATTCGCTGTTTATGACTTTGATGATCACTTCTGTAATCGCCTTTTTGACGATCATGGTGTTCGAACCACACAGCATCTATGCAATGCGTTTGGCGAAAAAGGGCGAACTTATTACCCACAATAAGGATAAAGCGGTGCTGACACTGCTTAAAATGGAGAATGTGATTGAAACCGACATGGACATTGTGCGTCCGGATAATACGTTGGGAGATTTGGTTAAGGTGATTTCAAACTCTAACCGCAATATATATCCTGTGGTCGATTATAGCGGGAAGCTGCTGGGGGTAATGCCTTTAAGCGAAGTGCGTAATATTATGTTTCGTCCGGAATTGTACAATCGATTTAAAGTTAGTCAGTTAATGATTTCTCCCCCGGCATTGCTATCATCAAAAGATTCCATGGAAACTGTTATGAATGTTTTCGAAAGCACTCAGGCCTGGAATCTGCCTGTCGTCGACAATGGGAAATATATGGGTTTTGTATCTAAAGCCAAAATATTCAATGCCTACCGGCGTGTGCTTGTTCATTTTTCCGATGAGTAG
- a CDS encoding Tex family protein: MLSFSVIISGELQLREQQVKNTIDLLEEGATIPFISRYRKERTGSLDEVQIAAIKERHEKLCELEKRKQTVLNSIEEQEKLTDDLRDRIDKCLSMTELEDIYLPYKPKRRTRAEIAREKGLEPLAKILMRQVDNDVENKALSFIKGDVKDADDALKGACDIIAEWVNENEVARNSIRTIFSREAVISSRVIKGKEVDGDKYRDYFELEEPLRRCSSHRLLAMRRGESEGILRVAIQTEEERCLERLDKLFVKSRNAASEQVSIAITDSYKRLLKPSIETEFAAASKEKADAEAIRVFAENLKQLLLAAPLGQKRVMGVDPGFRTGCKIVCLNEQGVLLHHDVIYPHPPQSDVSKASDKITRLIAQFQIQAVAIGNGTASRETEQFFQNYIPQHDLQLFVVSENGASVYSASKIAREEFPDEDVTVRGAVSIGRRLMDPLSELVKIDPKSIGVGQYQHDVNQTELKTALDQTVENCVNKVGVQVNTASKYLLTYISGLGPQLAQNIVDYRTANGAFKSRKELMKVPKMGAKTFEQAAGFLRVENVGNPLDNSAVHPESYPVVEQMAKDLQCTVADLITNEELRKKVDVKKYVTEKIGLPTLVDIIEELAKPGRDPRQQLEAFAFDPTIKEIQDLKIGQVLPGVVTNITNFGAFVDIGIHENGLVHVSQIADRFVSNPAEVLSLHQHVTVRVLDVDLVRKRVSLSMKQA; this comes from the coding sequence ATGCTTTCATTCAGTGTTATCATTAGCGGAGAACTTCAACTTCGTGAACAGCAGGTAAAAAACACCATAGATTTGCTCGAAGAAGGAGCTACCATTCCATTTATTAGCCGTTACCGCAAGGAACGAACCGGTTCTCTTGACGAAGTTCAGATTGCGGCCATTAAAGAGCGGCACGAAAAATTGTGCGAACTGGAAAAACGCAAACAGACAGTTTTGAATTCGATTGAAGAACAGGAAAAACTGACTGACGACTTGCGGGATAGGATAGATAAATGTTTGTCGATGACCGAGCTGGAAGATATTTATCTGCCATATAAACCCAAGCGTCGTACTAGAGCGGAAATTGCACGGGAAAAGGGATTGGAGCCATTGGCAAAAATTCTGATGAGGCAGGTTGATAATGACGTTGAAAATAAGGCATTGTCGTTTATAAAAGGAGATGTAAAAGATGCAGATGATGCCCTGAAGGGCGCTTGTGACATTATTGCCGAATGGGTGAATGAAAACGAAGTGGCACGAAATTCAATACGGACGATCTTTTCGAGGGAAGCTGTCATCTCTTCCCGTGTTATCAAAGGGAAAGAGGTTGACGGGGATAAATATCGCGATTACTTTGAGCTGGAAGAGCCTTTGCGGCGTTGTTCGTCGCATCGTTTGCTGGCTATGCGTCGTGGTGAGTCGGAAGGTATTCTGAGGGTTGCCATTCAAACTGAAGAAGAGCGCTGTCTGGAGCGGCTGGATAAACTGTTTGTAAAATCCCGCAATGCAGCTTCGGAACAGGTGTCTATCGCAATTACAGATAGTTATAAACGCTTGTTGAAGCCCAGCATAGAAACCGAATTTGCCGCAGCAAGCAAAGAAAAGGCTGATGCTGAGGCTATCCGTGTGTTTGCCGAAAACCTGAAACAACTGTTGCTTGCCGCCCCACTTGGTCAAAAGCGGGTGATGGGAGTAGATCCCGGTTTCCGGACGGGTTGCAAAATTGTTTGTCTCAATGAGCAGGGAGTCTTGTTGCATCACGATGTGATTTATCCGCATCCGCCCCAGAGCGATGTTTCCAAAGCTTCTGACAAAATAACCCGACTGATTGCTCAGTTTCAGATACAGGCTGTGGCTATTGGAAACGGAACCGCCAGTCGTGAAACCGAACAATTCTTTCAAAATTATATTCCACAGCACGACTTGCAGCTATTTGTGGTGAGCGAAAACGGAGCCTCGGTATATTCGGCGTCCAAAATAGCCCGCGAAGAGTTTCCGGATGAGGATGTTACTGTGCGTGGAGCGGTATCTATTGGCAGACGTTTAATGGATCCGCTTTCCGAATTGGTAAAGATAGATCCTAAGTCGATAGGGGTGGGCCAATATCAACATGATGTTAATCAGACCGAACTGAAGACGGCCCTTGATCAGACCGTCGAGAATTGCGTGAACAAAGTCGGTGTGCAGGTAAATACCGCGAGCAAATATTTATTGACGTATATTTCCGGATTAGGTCCGCAACTTGCACAAAATATTGTTGACTACCGTACTGCAAATGGGGCTTTTAAGTCGAGAAAGGAGTTGATGAAGGTACCTAAAATGGGGGCGAAGACTTTCGAGCAGGCTGCTGGATTTTTGCGTGTGGAGAATGTTGGTAATCCTTTGGATAATTCGGCAGTGCATCCTGAAAGTTATCCTGTGGTAGAGCAGATGGCAAAGGATTTGCAATGTACAGTTGCTGATCTTATTACCAATGAAGAATTGCGCAAAAAGGTAGATGTGAAAAAGTACGTAACAGAAAAAATAGGGTTGCCTACTTTGGTAGATATTATTGAAGAACTGGCGAAACCGGGGCGCGATCCACGCCAGCAACTGGAAGCTTTTGCATTTGATCCGACCATTAAAGAAATTCAGGATCTTAAAATAGGGCAGGTTTTACCGGGGGTGGTTACAAATATCACCAACTTTGGGGCTTTTGTTGATATAGGAATTCATGAAAACGGTCTGGTGCATGTTTCACAAATAGCTGATAGATTCGTTAGTAATCCGGCCGAGGTCTTGTCGTTGCATCAGCATGTTACTGTTAGAGTACTTGATGTGGACTTGGTACGTAAGCGGGTGTCTCTTTCAATGAAACAAGCCTGA